The DNA region atttattgtattttttacatattaaatttaaattttacatttttaaagattaatttattatcaattaccaattatatatatatatatatatatatatatatattatttatttaggtctaattaaactctaaatctaacaaatttgtttaagatactaataaaaataatttaattaattaaaataaaaataaaacatgtaaaatttatgatttgataaccaaattaatattttctaacCCAAGGgaacaaaaattatgaaataataataaaaaataaaaatcatgaattagaaattaaaaggaaaaaaattataatttgatcaaataattttatatatcaaatatcaaaatgtatgataattatatataaaaaaatgtgtatgatagttaatttaaaaattatatcaacaaAATCTCTTGTGATTTTCAACTCATTCTTAATatgaatttcaataaaaatattttattttgaagttcttAAGAATCAAATAAAATCTCAAGTACTGAAAGAAGTTTACAAGAATTAATACACACTTTGGAAGCATCTAAAATCTTTTTTGATTTATTGAACActctaaaatagtaaaattactAAACACTACGTCACTAACTGTAAATaaccattaaattaaaaagtaataaatcccaaaaataaaaaataaaaaataaaccccTCCTCACACTCACAAAAGGTGAAGGGTCCTCACTCTTTCTCATTTCCACATCTCTGAcagaaaaaaatggagaacTATCAGTACCCGGCGTCGTACCCTGACTCCGGCGAGTCCTCCCCGCGCTCGCGCGAGATCGACTTCGAGAACCCGCCGCCGTGGGACGAGCAGCAGAACCAAAACTACAAGGCCAAGTTCATGTGCAGCTACGGCGGCAAGATCCAGCCCCGCACCCACGACAATCAGCTCTCCTACGTCGGCGGCGACACCAAGATCCTCGCCGTCGACCGCTCCGTTAAGTTCTCCGCCTTCCTCTCCAAGCTCTCCGCCCTCTGCGACTCCCCGCCACAGGACCTCACCTTCAAGTACCAGCTCCCCGGCGAAGACCTCGACGCCCTCATCTCCGTCACCAACGACGACGACCTCGAACACATGATGCACGAATACGACAGACTCTATCGCCCTAACCTAAAACCTGTTAGAATGAGACTCTTCCTTTTCACACTCTCTAATTCAAACCCTAATTCCTCTTTCTCCTCCGAACGCGACCGTTTCGTTGAGGCTCTTAATTCGGGTCCGGTTCCTTCTCAACCCGATCCGATCAAAACCCCACCCGTTACGCCTTCTAATGTTGATTATCTCTTCGGTCTCGATAAAGCCGTTGCTCCTCCAAATCTTCCTCCGAACTTCGCAGCGGTTAAATTCCACGATCCGGTGCCGGAACCTGTCGCTCCGACGCCGGTAGAGTATCAATCGAGAGTTTCCGATCGGGTTGTTGGATCGGATCCGAATGTGAATTCGATGGAAATTCAGAGACAGATGCAGCAGGAGATGCAGCGATTGCAGATTGCGGAGAATGAATATCGTAGAAGGAGTGAGGATGGATTTGCAACTGGTTATACTGCTGCAGCCGGAGGAGATTATTACATGCAGAAGGTGCAGGAGAAGGTTCCGCCGCAGAATGCGGCGGTGCCGCCTCCGGCGGCGTACTGGTCGGAGAAGCAGTTTTCCGGGGAGGGATATCAGACGACGGTGACGACGGCGGCTCCGGGAGGAGGTGACCAGCCGATGTATGTTATGGCGGCGCCGGGGACGTTCTATCACCACTCGCCGGTGATGCGACCTCCGGCGGCGGCGCAGGGATACTACGCTGTGCAGAGGATGGGTTCTGATGGCTACCGTGAACAGCAGGCGGTGTACGGAGGCATGGCTGCGCCGAAAGCGGGGTTTTCGACGGCGGGGATGGTTAAGGGGCCGGCGTATTCGGAGGGATATAGTGGCGGCGTGGTGAGGCCGGCGGGGTTGCCGGATAATGCGGCGTATGCGCAGGTGGCGTATGATAGCGCGAGTGGGAGACAGGTTTACTATACTGCGCAGGGAGGAGTGGTGCACGCGCCGCCGCAGTACCAGGGGGGTCCGCCTCAGGATGTGAGGCCGGGTGGGGTTTCGGTGGGGCAGGATGGTAAGGTGGTTAACAAGGTTAACCAAGGTTCTGTGTGATTATAATAGCTGTGATTGAGATTGTCATTatgttaattttgaaataaataatacactaaatatgttttgctttttttttcatggtttATATATAATACCAATATTGTTAGCTTATAATTTATGGTTATTGTTTAAATTTCCTTCAATCTACTgattaattttctaactttgTTTTCGCCTCCCTCTCCCACCTCTGATTATACATTAATctgaatttatcaatttttctaTTGAGATGATAAAatgtagaaaaataatttgtggAGGGACCGTAAGATCATCATAATGCTGTTCTGGGTTTGTTGGAGATCCTCATTAGTCATTATGCTGTTATGTGTTTTGTTAGATTTTCAAtgcttcttatttcttttaatttatttttagtgtttttaaaattacaaaagttATGTATTTGTAGTCCTTCACgagagattaaaatttattaatataggAGTTAGCAACAAATAAGTTTATAAAAACACTAATTAAGCATGCATAGGGAAAAAGAAACTAGAGAAGAAAGTGTGCAAAGGCATCTCTACATCTGGAAATTGAAAGCTTTGTCTTGGCCTCTCACTCAATCATCCTTCAAAACAACACTTGAGTGTGTGCACCAGAAGGCACTCAAGGGAACAAAAATGTAGCAATCAAATATTGAATGCACGCATGATATTATTATGGCCTATTAAGATAATTTTGGATCCCACCGTTCCATAATGCCAGCTTTTCTTGAGCTTGCGGATAATGTTATGGTGtgcattcatttatttatggactttaatttggataaaatatcggtattaattaattcaaagttaaattattataaaattcaacaGTTAATAGttgtatgataatttataattaggtgagaatataaatttataatatatttaattattttttattatattaaatgatattaaagaaaataaaataaattgaaaataattgtattagtttttttagtaatatatttttatataa from Glycine soja cultivar W05 chromosome 8, ASM419377v2, whole genome shotgun sequence includes:
- the LOC114421356 gene encoding uncharacterized protein LOC114421356, with amino-acid sequence MENYQYPASYPDSGESSPRSREIDFENPPPWDEQQNQNYKAKFMCSYGGKIQPRTHDNQLSYVGGDTKILAVDRSVKFSAFLSKLSALCDSPPQDLTFKYQLPGEDLDALISVTNDDDLEHMMHEYDRLYRPNLKPVRMRLFLFTLSNSNPNSSFSSERDRFVEALNSGPVPSQPDPIKTPPVTPSNVDYLFGLDKAVAPPNLPPNFAAVKFHDPVPEPVAPTPVEYQSRVSDRVVGSDPNVNSMEIQRQMQQEMQRLQIAENEYRRRSEDGFATGYTAAAGGDYYMQKVQEKVPPQNAAVPPPAAYWSEKQFSGEGYQTTVTTAAPGGGDQPMYVMAAPGTFYHHSPVMRPPAAAQGYYAVQRMGSDGYREQQAVYGGMAAPKAGFSTAGMVKGPAYSEGYSGGVVRPAGLPDNAAYAQVAYDSASGRQVYYTAQGGVVHAPPQYQGGPPQDVRPGGVSVGQDGKVVNKVNQGSV